A single genomic interval of Microaerobacter geothermalis harbors:
- a CDS encoding YwiC-like family protein, with amino-acid sequence MNVIIPREHGGWAMVIVPFLLGLGIGGFNFFQILAFVGTILGYIGITPLLMMFRQKKWDKELLMWMSIYFGVAFLFWLFPIIKFPGLILMALSIIPFLLINLYFAKIRNERSVWNDFFAISGMSIVGIMAFYIGTGEWNGIVSLLWFTNVLYFMGSVFHVKSFIREKNNHPFKWWSRAYHLLILLFPLAVQLPMLSLSFVPSAIKSWVIPLDVQFKPIQTGIIEIVNSFLFVVITIFVFRNYLL; translated from the coding sequence ATGAACGTCATTATCCCAAGAGAACACGGTGGATGGGCCATGGTTATTGTCCCATTTTTATTGGGACTGGGCATTGGAGGATTCAATTTCTTTCAGATCCTTGCCTTTGTCGGAACAATTTTGGGCTATATAGGAATAACACCACTTTTAATGATGTTTCGCCAGAAAAAATGGGACAAGGAGCTATTGATGTGGATGTCCATATATTTTGGGGTTGCTTTTCTTTTCTGGCTTTTTCCGATCATAAAATTTCCCGGACTTATCTTAATGGCCCTTAGTATTATTCCCTTTCTTCTGATCAATCTCTATTTTGCAAAAATAAGAAATGAAAGAAGCGTGTGGAATGATTTTTTTGCCATTAGCGGGATGTCCATTGTTGGAATCATGGCATTTTATATTGGCACGGGAGAATGGAATGGAATTGTTTCCTTGCTCTGGTTCACCAACGTATTATATTTTATGGGAAGTGTTTTTCATGTGAAGAGTTTCATTCGAGAGAAAAACAATCATCCGTTTAAATGGTGGTCCAGGGCATATCATCTATTGATATTGCTGTTTCCGTTGGCTGTTCAGCTTCCGATGCTGTCCCTTTCCTTTGTTCCGTCAGCGATCAAGTCATGGGTCATTCCCCTTGATGTCCAATTTAAACCGATTCAAACGG